In Prunus dulcis chromosome 1, ALMONDv2, whole genome shotgun sequence, the following are encoded in one genomic region:
- the LOC117614391 gene encoding transcription termination factor MTEF1, chloroplastic — protein sequence MIRLQPQTLFLLPQGSLIPSPKPSKNPNPKTPKSLSNSLRPTLNSPNYPPLSHHPNTSDSGLLFREKVLYLETHLNVNSQKALQLNPDFRSCPISSLKTVENCLSSMGIERSAFGRILDMYPQLLTVDPHTHLYPIFDFLLNEVLIPFPDIRKSMIRCPRLLVCDVDDQLRPALKFLTELGFVGRSSITCQTTLLLVSSVEGTLLPKIQYLQSLGLSYEEVVNMVIRSPGLLTFSIKNNYKPKVEFLLKEMKKDIAELKRFPQYFSFSLEGKIKPRHRLLVEHGFSLPLREMLKVSDGEFNVRLIEMRLGSVEGSWL from the coding sequence ATGATACGGCTCCAACCTCAAACgctcttccttcttcctcaAGGGTCTCTGATCCCATCTCCAAAACCCTccaaaaaccctaaccctaaaacACCCAAATCGCTCTCCAACTCCCTCAGGCCAACCCTCAATTCCCCAAATTACCCCCCACTTTCCCACCACCCAAACACTTCCGATTCCGGCCTCCTTTTCCGGGAAAAGGTCCTCTACTTAGAAACCCACCTCAACGTCAATTCCCAAAAAGCCCTCCAACTCAACCCAGATTTCCGCTCCTGCCCTATATCCTCCCTCAAGACCGTCGAGAACTGCCTCTCCTCCATGGGCATCGAGCGCTCAGCTTTCGGTCGGATCCTCGACATGTACCCGCAGCTTCTCACTGTGGACCCGCACACCCATCTCTATCCAATCTTCGATTTTCTACTCAACGAGGTCCTAATCCCCTTCCCCGATATACGAAAGTCCATGATTCGGTGCCCTAGACTCCTGGTCTGCGACGTAGACGACCAATTGCGGCCCGCATTGAAGTTCTTGACCGAATTGGGGTTCGTGGGTCGGAGTTCGATCACTTGCCAGACGACATTGCTGTTGGTTTCGAGCGTTGAAGGTACCCTTTTGCCCAAGATTCAGTATTTGCAGAGCTTGGGGCTTAGCTATGAGGAGGTGGTCAACATGGTGATAAGGTCACCTGGGTTGTTGACTTTTAgcataaaaaacaattacaaGCCTAAAGTTGAGTTCCTTttgaaggaaatgaagaaaGATATTGCAGAGCTGAAGAGGTTTCCTCAGTACTTTTCGTTTAGCTTGGAGGGCAAGATTAAGCCCAGGCATAGATTGTTAGTTGAGCACGgcttttctcttcctttgcgGGAGATGCTGAAGGTCAGTGATGGGGAGTTTAATGTTCGGTTGATTGAGATGCGATTGGGGTCGGTCGAGGGAAGCTGGTTGTAA